In one window of Streptomyces griseus subsp. griseus DNA:
- a CDS encoding lantibiotic dehydratase C-terminal domain-containing protein, which produces MTPPAATTATTTGAWQATHVFYAANPRPFLLHCVRPLVAELEADGLLAGYFFINYWLEGPHVRLRLKPSSPAAEPEVARRTGEAVDAFLAERPALYAVDSGFLNDFYNTLFEIEFPGSERGHYMDEQGRMNLRPNNSRHREAYEPEFGKYGGPAGTELAEWHFRHSSDLVIDALATKNLHLRTVLLGTSAQLMMVMSSTFLPERAELTHYLDSYYEFWHRAFPGTGFIGTDEYDRNYARTADGLRDRFTRIRTATAPPGSPGSLPGSLAGWAEHCAELRDRARKLAVDGDLVFRSWDGERDERVTDPAVALPLLLSPYMHMTNNRLHVTIRDEAYLSHVLGRVLKEPAAGPAGGAV; this is translated from the coding sequence ATGACCCCGCCCGCCGCCACGACCGCGACCACCACCGGTGCCTGGCAGGCCACCCATGTCTTCTACGCCGCCAACCCCCGACCCTTCCTCCTGCACTGCGTCCGCCCGCTGGTGGCGGAGCTGGAGGCGGACGGGCTGCTCGCCGGGTACTTCTTCATCAACTACTGGCTGGAGGGGCCCCACGTCCGCCTCCGCCTCAAGCCGTCCTCACCCGCCGCCGAGCCCGAGGTGGCCCGCCGCACCGGAGAGGCCGTGGACGCCTTCCTCGCGGAACGGCCCGCGCTGTACGCGGTCGACTCCGGGTTCCTCAACGACTTCTACAACACCCTCTTCGAGATCGAGTTCCCCGGCAGCGAGCGCGGCCACTACATGGACGAGCAGGGCCGGATGAACCTGCGCCCCAACAACTCCCGCCACCGGGAGGCGTACGAGCCGGAGTTCGGGAAGTACGGCGGCCCGGCCGGGACCGAGTTGGCCGAGTGGCACTTCCGGCACTCCAGCGATCTGGTCATCGACGCGCTCGCCACCAAGAACCTGCACCTGCGCACGGTCCTGCTCGGTACCTCGGCCCAGCTGATGATGGTGATGTCGTCCACCTTCCTGCCGGAGCGGGCGGAGCTGACCCATTACCTGGACAGCTACTACGAGTTCTGGCACCGGGCCTTCCCCGGCACCGGCTTCATCGGCACGGACGAGTACGACCGGAACTACGCCCGTACGGCGGACGGGCTGCGGGACCGATTCACCCGCATCCGGACCGCCACGGCCCCGCCCGGGAGCCCGGGTTCGCTGCCCGGGTCCCTGGCCGGGTGGGCCGAGCACTGTGCCGAACTCCGGGACCGGGCGCGGAAGCTGGCCGTCGACGGGGACCTGGTCTTCCGGTCCTGGGACGGTGAGCGGGACGAGCGGGTCACCGACCCGGCCGTGGCGCTGCCGCTGCTGCTCTCCCCGTACATGCATATGACCAACAACCGGC